In a genomic window of Mercenaria mercenaria strain notata chromosome 19, MADL_Memer_1, whole genome shotgun sequence:
- the LOC123544153 gene encoding ficolin-1-like, with translation MKSKTSDRRELAFILFTPNLVLKALKLGVTTTGGWTVIQRRVSASDFYKTWDEYKSGFGDVSENYWLGNQAIHMISSQGKYKLRVDLTIMENETAYAEYESFLLGDAQSNYRVSFGSYTGNAGDSLRRHNNKMFTTKDRKNDQDGSRNCAQIYIGAWWYTQCHDANLNGDYGNKAFGKGPVWEHWKGDYAPLKATEMKIRPM, from the coding sequence ATGAAGTCCAAAACCTCGGATAGACGAGAACTGGCGTTTATACTATTTACCCCAAACCTGGTGTTAAAGGCTTTAAAGTTAGGTGTGACAACGACCGGTGGATGGACCGTCATACAACGCAGAGTGTCGGCGAGTGATTTCTACAAAACTTGGGATGAATACAAATCTGGCTTCGGTGATGTGAGCGAAAACTACTGGCTCGGAAACCAAGCAATACACATGATTTCTTCTCAAGGTAAATACAAGTTACGTGTAGACTTGACCATTATGGAAAACGAGACGGCATATGCAGAATACGAGTCGTTTTTGCTCGGAGATGCACAGTCCAATTACAGGGTATCATTTGGCAGCTACACTGGGAATGCTGGAGACAGTTTAAGAAGGCACAACAACAAAATGTTTACAACAAAAGATAGGAAAAATGACCAAGACGGAAGTCGAAACTGTGCGCAGATCTACATCGGCGCTTGGTGGTATACACAATGTCATGACGCTAATCTGAACGGGGATTACGGCAATAAAGCATTCGGAAAAGGGCCTGTTTGGGAACATTGGAAAGGTGACTATGCTCCTCTTAAggcaacagaaatgaaaataagacCGATGTAA
- the LOC123542729 gene encoding uncharacterized protein LOC123542729, with protein sequence MHIKEITFGGIFAIIFVSTGLPSAFCEYGMDIQSANYKILHQHPQLKKCTETYLFKNGYVGCRVSVKTGKCQGLLPSWESQGIEEGYAYALKVSVQTTFQPPLKVEENEPSWEIPVTLKAGVQIDTFLSIPTWPDDVRQWILGVMLCQANPDIDSTFRQRSRVEMK encoded by the exons ATGCATATCAAGGAAATAACATTTGGCGGGATATTTGCGATTATATTTGTTTCAACCGGTCTGCCATCAGCATTCTGTGAATATGGCATGGATATACAAAGTGCGAACTACAAAATTTTGCACCAACACCCTCAGCTAAAGAAATGCACAGAAACGTATCTATTTAAA AACGGATATGTTGGTTGTCGCGTGTCTGTTAAGACAGGCAAATGCCAGGGCTTACTGCCTTCCTGGGAGTCTCAGGGTATAGAGGAAGGGTATGCGTATGCTTTGAAGGTGTCTGTTCAAACAACCTTCCAGCCACCG CTAAAGGTCGAAGAGAACGAACCCAGTTGGGAGATTCCTGTAACGCTCAAAGCTGGAGTCCAAATAGACACTTTTCTTTCGATTCCAACATGGCCTGATGATGTGCGACA ATGGATCCTGGGTGTGATGTTATGTCAAGCAAATCCCGACATAGATTCTACATTTAGGCAACGCAGCCGGGTTGAGATGAAGTAA